In the genome of Oncorhynchus clarkii lewisi isolate Uvic-CL-2024 chromosome 4, UVic_Ocla_1.0, whole genome shotgun sequence, one region contains:
- the LOC139407111 gene encoding protein ARV1-like: MAKRFRCVECNKDAHELHRDYSNGILKITICGSCQKPVDKYIEYDPVIILIDAILCKTQAFRHILFNTTLNIHWKLCVFCLLCEAYLRWSQLQGSEQSNDPADIIRYTKEWDFYGMFGVAALELGAFSVGVLSFLWLVQWLLGFDFELSLLLKALLLSSYGKVLLIPAVIWEHDYSPLCFSLIKLFVLTSNSQAIRVILNCSRRLSLMAVCVGLLLETCVAQALQTLPWSIQDILPFQ; this comes from the exons ATGGCAAAGCGGTTTAGATGTGTTGAATGCAATAAGGACGCCCACGAGCTTCACAGAGATTACAGTAATGGGATCTTGAAGATAACCATATGT GGATCCTGCCAAAAGCCTGTAGACAAGTACATTGAATATGATCCTGTCATTATTCTGATTGATGCCATTTTATGCAAAACTCAAGCATTCAGACACATTCTGTTCAACACTACATTGAAC ATTCACTGGAAGCTGTGTGTGTTTTGCCTGCTGTGTGAGGCCTACCTGAGGTGGTCACAACTTCAGGGATCTGAGCAGAGCAATGACCCTGCAGACATCATTAGATACACCAAGGAATGGGATTTCTATGGCATGTTTGGGGTGGCAGCTCTTG AATTGGGTGCGTTTTCTGTCGGAGTGCTGTCCTTCCTGTGGCTGGTTCAGTGGTTGCTTGGCTTTGACTTTGAACTGAGCTTACTGCTGAAAGCCCTCCTGCTGTCCAGCTATGGCAAAGTCCTGCTCATCCCTGCAGTCATATGGGAGCATGACTACTCCCCGCTCTGCTTCAGCCTCATCAAGCTGTTTGTGCTCACGTCCAACTCTCAAGCCATAAGAG TCATTCTAAACTGCAGCAGAAGGCTCTCCctgatggctgtgtgtgtgggtctgctgTTAGAAACGTGCGTAGCCCAGGCGTTGCAGACGCTTCCATGGAGCATACAGGACATCCTGCCGTTCCAGTGA
- the LOC139407110 gene encoding tetratricopeptide repeat protein 13-like isoform X3 produces MAPAGSVVVVALSLLYLSRAIFSTEYLSTLTFFNSELHKHGCSSPSEWEEYTTDCESFILQLEDPDCEEGSNPPCESVFSLNAEKILRQAKLFIEQKRFPFAVDNHNTNEELAIGYVLIGNGLYDEAIKHFSLLLQGDPEVVSAIYGRGIAYGKKSLQDIKNADLALFELSRVITLEPNRPEVYEQRAEILSPLGRISEALSDLSKAIQLQPSARLYRHRGTLLFIAEDYVAAMEDFQQSLDLKKNQPIAMLYKGLTFFHRGMLKEAIETFKEALKLKSDFIDAYKSLGQAYRELGDFEAAMESFQKALMLNQNHIQSLQLRGMMLYHHGSLQEAVGNFKRCLQLEPYNEVCQYMKGLSHVSMGQFYEGIKAQTKVMLNDPLLGQKASSEYLKVKYLREYSRYLHSHLDKPVAEYNVDQDLPGNFKNHWAKHLPFLIEDYEEQPGLQPHIKDVLPQNFESYNIEVQKLICAADHLGALMQYDTPGFLPNRRIHRAMGLATLEVMQAMQRTWSNSKVRVNGKTRQMQWRDMFDIAVKWRRIADPDQPVLWLDQMPARSLSRGFNNHINLIRGQIINIRYLAYFDNILNFIKDRILVYHRAYNPRGLLEVRQALENVNTVEDLLPIMKQFNSKTRDGFTVNSKVPSLKDPGKEYDGFTITITGDRPQCLFRRCVFVWP; encoded by the exons ATGGCACCTGCTGGCAGTGTTGTTGTGGTAGCTCTCTCACTTCTGTACTTATCCCGTGCTATATTTTCCACGGAATACCTCTCTACACTCACTTTCTTCAATAGCGAACTGCACAAACATGGTTGCAGCTCTCCGTCAGAGTGGGAGGAATACACAACGGATTGCG AGTCCTTTATTCTACAGTTGGAGGACCCAGACTGTGAGGAAGGAAGCAACCCACCATGCgagtctgtcttctctctcaacGCAGAAAAAATCCTG AGACAAGCCAAGTTGTTCATAGAGCAGAAGCGATTCCCTTTTGCAGTGGACAACCACAACACAAATGAGGAGCTTG CTATAGGATATGTTCTTATTGGCAATGGCCTGTACGATGAAGCCATCAAACACTTCTCCTTGTTACTACAG GGGGATCCAGAGGTAGTCAGTGCCATCTACGGGAGAGGGATAGCATACGGGAAAAAGAGTCTGCAG GACATCAAGAATGCAGACTTGGCGCTGTTCGAGTTGAGCCGAGTCATCACTCTGGAGCCCAACCGCCCTGAGGTATACGAACAGCGGGCAGAG ATCCTTTCTCCGCTTGGGAGGATCAGTGAGGCTCTGAGTGATCTCTCCAAAGCCATCCAGCTCCAGCCCTCCGCCCGCCTCTACagacacagaggaactctgctctTTATCGCCGAG GATTATGTGGCAGCTATGGAGGATTTTCAACAGTCTTTGGATCTGAAGAAAAATCAGCCCATTGCCATGCTATACAAAGGTCTAACATTCTTCCACAGAGGAATGCTAAAG GAAGCCATCGAAACATTCAAGGAGGCCCTGAAATTAAAATCTGACTTCATAGATGCGTACAAAAGTCTCGGACAGGCCTACAG GGAGCTTGGAGACTTTGAGGCAGCTATGGAGAGCTTCCAGAAAGCCCTGATGCTCAACCAGAACCACATCCAGTCTCTGCAGTTGAGAGGCATGATGCTGTACCACCATGGCAGTCTCCAGGAGGCAGTCGGCAACTTCAAG AGGTGTCTACAGTTGGAGCCCTACAATGAGGTATGTCAGTACATGAAGGGTCTGAGCCACGTGTCCATGGGTCAGTTCTATGAAGGCATCAAGGCTCAGACTAAAGTCATGTTGAATGACCCTCTGCTGGGCCAGAAGGCAAGCTCGGAATATCTCAAAGTGAAATACCTCCGAG AATACTCTCGCTACTTGCACTCACATCTCGACAAACCTGTGGCAGAATACAATGTTGATCAGGATCTTCCAGGGAACTTCAAAAACCACTGGGCAAAACACCTTCCTTTCCTTATAGAGGACTATGAGGAGCAGCCAGGACTGCAGCCTCATATTAA GGATGTTCTACCTCAGAACTTTGAAAGCTACAACATTGAAGTTCAGAAGCTCATTTGCGCTGCTGATCACCTTGGTGCCCTTATGCAATACGACACACCAGGATTTCTTCCCAATCGCAGAATACACAGAG CCATGGGCCTAGCGACCCTGGAGGTCATGCAGGCTATGCAGCGCACCTGGAGCAATTCAAAGGTGCGAGTCAACGGCAAAACCAGGCAGATGCAGTGGAGAGACATGTTCGATATTGCCGTCAAATGGAGGAG GATCGCTGATCCAGACCAGCCTGTTCTGTGGCTGGACCAGATGCCTGCCAGAAGTCTCAGCCGAGGGTTCAATAACCACATTAACCTCATCAG AGGACAAATCATCAACATAAGATACTTGGCCTACTTTGACAACATACTCAATTTCATTAAAGACAGAATATTGGTTTACCACAG GGCATACAACCCAAGAGGCCTACTGGAAGTCAGACAAGCACTGGAAAATGTCAACACGGTGGAAGACCTTCTCCCCATAATGAAG CAGTTTAACAGTAAAACGAGAGATGGCTTCACAGTTAACTCCAAGGTGCCCAGTCTAAAAGACCCTGGCAAAGAATATGACGGCTTCACAATCACCATAACAGGAGACAG